Genomic DNA from Bosea sp. (in: a-proteobacteria):
GTGCTCGGGCGGTATGCCGAGGATGCGGAACACGCCGGCATAGGACAGCTCGAACATGAACAGCGTCTCGCCGGCGATCTCCGCCTTGCCTTCGAGCGTCAGAACCGACTCGATGTCGGTGTCGCTGAGCTGGGAGGCGCCCACATTCACCTGAAGCTGGATCTGCGGACTCTGCTGCTGCTGGCCGAACACGCGCGGCGCGTTGGGGTTCTCGAACGACAGATCCTTTACATACTGCACGAGCGCGGAAAGCGTGGGTCCAGCCTGCTGGGCCGCGCCGTTGGTTGCATCATTGGCCATGGGTGTCGCCGTCACGAAAGGGGTTGATCGCATCCGGATCGGTGGGGACTCGCCCGTCGCAACCCGTCGCCGAGCGCGGCTAGCACGATACGGCCAGCGCCACAAGAAATCCCGAGCAGGATGCAAGGTGACGCAGCCCTCGCGCGCACCCTTCGGCTTGTGACCATCGGCGGTGGATGTTACGAGGCAGGCGCACCATATGAGGCTTTCAACAAGCCCGGGACCGATGGCGATGTCGGTTCGACCTGATGGCGGGATCAAAACGACATGCAAGGCTCCATCGACGTCTTCACCCTGATCTTCCTGGCTCTGGCGGTCTTCGTCGCGTGGAAGCTGCGGTCCGTGCTTGGCCAGAAGACGGGCCATGAGCAGCCCCCGGCCGATGTCTTCCAGAAGAAGACGCCTCCAGTCACCAGCGAAGGCAATGTCATCCGCCTGCCCGGCGCCGCCGCCAATGACGCCGCCGCCGAGGCGGCTTTTCGCTGGGCCGGCGTCGCGGCGCCCGGATCGGCCGTGGCCGCCGGGCTCGACGCCTTCACGCGCGAGGAGCGCGGCTTCGACGCGAAGGGCTTCCTCGAAGGCTCCAAGGCCGCCTACGAGATGATCGTCATGAGCTTCGCCAAGGGCGACCGCACGACGCTGAAGGGCCTGCTTTCCAGGGAAGTCTTCGAGGACTTCGATCAGGCGATCGCCGAGCGCGAGAAGCGCAACGAGGTGGCGCACACCACCTTCGTCTCCATGGACGAGGCCGAGATGATCGGAGCCGAGCTGAAGGGCAGGATGGCCTTCGTCACCATGCGTTTCTCGCCCAAGCTGATCAGCTCGGTGAAGGATGCCTCGGGCCAGATCGTCGAGGGCTCGGACAACGTGGTCGACGTCACCGAAACCTGGACCTTCTCGCGCCAGCTGGGCTCTCGCGATCCGAACTGGCTGCTGGTCGCGACCGAATCCGGCGCGTGACCGGACGGTGGCTGGCAGGCGCGGTCGTGACAGCCATGATCGGCGCTGCCAGTGCTGACGCAGCCCCGCCCGCGATTGCCGGCGCACTCCTGGCTCAGGCCTCCTTCGAAGCCCTCCCCGGCTGGGCCGATGATCGCCATGATCTGGCCTTCGACGCTTTCCGCAAGGGTTGCGCCGCCCGGCCATCCTTGCGGACCGCGCTTGCGCCGCCCCCCTCCCTGTCAAGAATCTGCGACGCCGCGCTCGCCCTGGCCCGCCCGGGGCCAGCCGAGGCGCGCGCCTTCTTCGAGCGCTGGTTCAGGCCCTGGCTCATCCGCCCAAACCAGGGGGAAGGCTTCCTCACAGGTTATTTCGAGCCCGTGTTTCCCGGCTCGCTGCAACCCGCCCCTGGCTATCCCGTCCCTCTCTACGGTCGTCCGCCCGATCTGGTGACGCTCGAGCCGGGAGCGCCGCGCCCGCCCGCCCTCGAAGGGCTCCAGGCGGCTATGAGACTGCGCGACGGCACGCTTTCGCCCGCGCCCACCCGGCAGGACATCGACGAGACCACCGTCTCCGCCGCCTGGCCCGTCATCGCCTGGCTGCGCGATCCGGTGGACCGCTTCGTCATGCAGGTGCAGGGCTCTGCCCGGCTGAGCCTGCCTGACGGGCAGGTGGCGCGCATCGCCTATGCCGGCCGCAACGGCCACCCTTACGTCTCGCTCGGCCGCCTTCTGTCGCAGCGCGAGGCCATTCCGCCGGCTCAGATGACGATGGACCGGCTCGTTGCCCGCCTCAAGGCCGATGCCGGCTGGGGCCGCGCGCTGATCTGGAACAACCCGTCCTTCGTCTTCTTCCGCCTTGCCGATGAGCTTGACCCGGCCGAGGGCCCCATCGGCGGGGCAGGCGTTCCCCTGACGCCCCATCGCAGCATCGCGGCCGACCGCAGCCTTTGGCCTTACGGGCTGCCGGCATGGCTGGATGGGGAGGCGCCCACGCCGCGCCGCGGCGAAAGCGAGGCGTTGCGCCGCCTCGTCATCATCCAGGACACCGGCTCGGCCATTCTCGGCCCCGCCCGCTTCGACCTGTTCTATGGGTCAGGCGATGAAGCCGGCTTCATCGCAGGGCTCACGCGCCATGCCGTGACCGCCCATGTGCTGTGGCCACGCACGGACGCGCCATGATGCGCAGGCGGCGGGATCGTTCGCTCTCCGGTGAGGAAATCGCCCTGTGGAGCCATGTGGCCCGCTCGGTGAGGCCCCTGTCCGGGCGCACGCTGCCCCAGCCCGAGGCGCCCGCCAGGTCAGTTGCGCCCGAGGCTGCCCAGCCTGCTGCCCCAGCGCCCGGGCTCGCTGCGGCTCCGGCGCCCGCCAGACCGGCTCTGGCCCCGCTGGTCCCGCTCGAACGGCGCACGCTGACCGCGCTGCGGCGCGGACGCCAGCCGCTCGAGGCGGTGCTGGATCTCCATGGCCTGCGGCAGGCCGAGGCACATGACCGCCTGCGCGGCTTTCTCCTGCGCGAGCAGCGCCGCGGCGTTCGGCTGGTGCTCGTCATCACCGGCAAGGGCGCGGCAGGCTCGACGCCGGGCGGAGAGGAACGGGGTGTGCTCAAGCGCATGGTGCCTCACTGGCTGCGGATGGCCGACATGCGCCCCATGGTGCTCGGCTTCGAGGATGCGGCTTTGGGCCATGGCGGATCGGGTGCGCTCTATGTGCGCCTGCGCCGGCTTAGGGATGACGCCCCGTGACGCCTTTTGGTGCGCGCGTGCGCCAGATCCGCGAGCGGCAGGGCCTTTCCCTTCAGGATTTCGCCGCGCGCCTCGGCGTCTCCAGCGCCTACATCTCGGCACTGGAGCATGGCAAGCGCGGACGCCCCGGCTTTGCGCTGGTCCAGGGCGTGATCCACGCGCTCGGCGTGATCTGGGACGAGGCGGATGAGCTCGTCAGGCTGGCCGATCTGTCTGACCCGCGCATCGTCATCGACACGGCCGGGCTTGACCCTGCCGCCACCTTGCTTGCCAACCGGCTGGCGCGCGAAATCCGCGACCTGGACGCCGCCGCCATCGACCGCCTGCTCCGCGCCCTCGACCGGGGCGGTTGATTCACGCTTGTTGACCGCAAAGCCTGCGAATGCGACAGGGCGGGTCAGGCAAACGCCCATCCTTGCGCCGATCCCAGCTGCCACCCTTGCCGCGAGCCGCTCATGAACTCCCACCGCTACGACGTCCTTGCGCTCGGCAACGCCATTGTCGACGTGATCGCCACCGCCGAGGATGATTTCCTGGTCGCCCATTCCATCCACAAGGGCGGCATGACGCTCATCGACCAGGACCGCGCCGAGGCGCTCTATGCCGCAATGGGACCTGGCCGCGTGGTCTCGGGCGGCTCGGCCGCCAACACCAGCGCCGGCGTCGCCTCGCTGGGCGGTTCGGCCGCCTTCATCGGCAAGGTGCGCAATGACGAGCTTGGCCGGCTCTATCGCCATGACCTCACCGCTGCGGGCGTCGCCTTCCATACGCCGGACGCAACCGGGGGCCCGACCACGGCGCGCTGCCTCATCGCCGTGACGCCCGATGGGCAGCGTTCGATGAGCACCTATCTGGGCGCGTGCCAGGGCCTCGGCACATTGGATGTCGAAGCCGATCTCGTGCGCGCTTCCGCCATCGTCTATCTCGAGGGCTACCTGTGGGACCCGCCGGCCGCGAAGGAGGCTTTCCGCAAGGCCTCCCAGATCGCCCATTCGGCCGGAAGCAAGGTGGCGCTCACCCTGTCCGACGCCTTCTGCGTCGATCGCTGGCGCGACGAATTCCTCGGCCTGATCCGCACCGGCGTTGTCGACATCGTCTTCGCGAACGAGCACGAGCTTCACAGCCTTTACCAGACGGCCGACATGGACACGGCGATCACGGCGCTGCGCGCGGAGAACATCCTTGGCGTGGTCACCCGCTCCGCCGACGGGGCCATGGCGGTGACGCGCGGCGAGACCATCGCCGTGCCGGCCTATCCGGTGGAGCGGCTGGTGGACACCACCGGCGCCGGCGATCTGTTCGCCGCCGGCTTCCTGTTCGGCCATGCCGGCGGGCGCGACCTGCGCGATTGCCTGCGCCTCGGCGCGCTCGCGGCTTCCGAGATCATCTCCCATATCGGGGCGCGGCCGGAGCAGAACCTGCGCCAGCTCGCGGCCCAGAACGGCCTGATCTGACGGCTGGACCGGCAAGAGGAGGACGAGGCCGATGAACCAGATCTTCGCGAACCTGCCGACCACCGTCTTCGAGGTGATGTCGCGCCTCGCCCGCGAGCACGCCGCGGTCAACCTCGGCCAGGGCTTTCCCGACGATCCGGGCCCCGAGGATGTCCGAGCGAAGGCGGCCGAGGCCGTG
This window encodes:
- a CDS encoding adenosine kinase; translated protein: MNSHRYDVLALGNAIVDVIATAEDDFLVAHSIHKGGMTLIDQDRAEALYAAMGPGRVVSGGSAANTSAGVASLGGSAAFIGKVRNDELGRLYRHDLTAAGVAFHTPDATGGPTTARCLIAVTPDGQRSMSTYLGACQGLGTLDVEADLVRASAIVYLEGYLWDPPAAKEAFRKASQIAHSAGSKVALTLSDAFCVDRWRDEFLGLIRTGVVDIVFANEHELHSLYQTADMDTAITALRAENILGVVTRSADGAMAVTRGETIAVPAYPVERLVDTTGAGDLFAAGFLFGHAGGRDLRDCLRLGALAASEIISHIGARPEQNLRQLAAQNGLI
- a CDS encoding helix-turn-helix transcriptional regulator, whose product is MTPFGARVRQIRERQGLSLQDFAARLGVSSAYISALEHGKRGRPGFALVQGVIHALGVIWDEADELVRLADLSDPRIVIDTAGLDPAATLLANRLAREIRDLDAAAIDRLLRALDRGG
- a CDS encoding Tim44 domain-containing protein yields the protein MQGSIDVFTLIFLALAVFVAWKLRSVLGQKTGHEQPPADVFQKKTPPVTSEGNVIRLPGAAANDAAAEAAFRWAGVAAPGSAVAAGLDAFTREERGFDAKGFLEGSKAAYEMIVMSFAKGDRTTLKGLLSREVFEDFDQAIAEREKRNEVAHTTFVSMDEAEMIGAELKGRMAFVTMRFSPKLISSVKDASGQIVEGSDNVVDVTETWTFSRQLGSRDPNWLLVATESGA
- the secB gene encoding protein-export chaperone SecB, translated to MANDATNGAAQQAGPTLSALVQYVKDLSFENPNAPRVFGQQQQSPQIQLQVNVGASQLSDTDIESVLTLEGKAEIAGETLFMFELSYAGVFRILGIPPEHMGAVVMIECPRLLFPFARQIVADAVRNGGFPPLYIDPVDFAALYQQRMAEMPAPGASAHTS
- a CDS encoding lytic murein transglycosylase; the protein is MTAMIGAASADAAPPAIAGALLAQASFEALPGWADDRHDLAFDAFRKGCAARPSLRTALAPPPSLSRICDAALALARPGPAEARAFFERWFRPWLIRPNQGEGFLTGYFEPVFPGSLQPAPGYPVPLYGRPPDLVTLEPGAPRPPALEGLQAAMRLRDGTLSPAPTRQDIDETTVSAAWPVIAWLRDPVDRFVMQVQGSARLSLPDGQVARIAYAGRNGHPYVSLGRLLSQREAIPPAQMTMDRLVARLKADAGWGRALIWNNPSFVFFRLADELDPAEGPIGGAGVPLTPHRSIAADRSLWPYGLPAWLDGEAPTPRRGESEALRRLVIIQDTGSAILGPARFDLFYGSGDEAGFIAGLTRHAVTAHVLWPRTDAP
- a CDS encoding DNA mismatch repair protein MutS — protein: MMRRRRDRSLSGEEIALWSHVARSVRPLSGRTLPQPEAPARSVAPEAAQPAAPAPGLAAAPAPARPALAPLVPLERRTLTALRRGRQPLEAVLDLHGLRQAEAHDRLRGFLLREQRRGVRLVLVITGKGAAGSTPGGEERGVLKRMVPHWLRMADMRPMVLGFEDAALGHGGSGALYVRLRRLRDDAP